In Bernardetia sp., the following proteins share a genomic window:
- a CDS encoding DUF6314 family protein, with translation MFLKEIFDNLVGNWSFERKIYDRKTQNLDTARGNASFVVSKAETNKLFYQEKGILLLAKSSKQINFQRKYVYFLENNAIHIFLDDGVTKGKLFQTLIPLESENSFIGTEHICRLDRHNGKYFFKDKSSFTTEYTITGKDSNIEIQSIYLKV, from the coding sequence AATCTTTGATAATTTGGTAGGAAACTGGTCTTTTGAGAGAAAAATTTATGATAGAAAGACTCAAAATTTAGATACTGCAAGGGGGAATGCTTCTTTTGTAGTTTCAAAAGCAGAGACTAACAAATTATTCTATCAAGAAAAAGGTATTTTACTTTTAGCTAAAAGTTCAAAACAGATAAACTTTCAAAGAAAATATGTTTATTTCTTAGAAAACAATGCTATTCATATTTTCTTAGATGATGGAGTTACTAAAGGAAAGCTATTTCAAACTCTTATTCCATTAGAAAGTGAAAATAGTTTTATTGGTACAGAACACATTTGCAGGTTAGATAGACATAATGGAAAATACTTTTTTAAGGATAAGTCTTCTTTTACTACTGAATATACTATCACAGGAAAAGATTCCAATATAGAGATTCAATCTATTTACTTAAAAGTCTAA